One Myxococcaceae bacterium JPH2 DNA window includes the following coding sequences:
- a CDS encoding ParA family protein encodes MEAPTYSSKQVAEMLGVSPKEIPEGMRKDAYGPDDIWELRTTLDRFPPRVGHRRQLFLNFKGGTGKTSLSTSYAWRLAELGYAVLLIDLDSQGHATKCLGYEGEDFEKTLLDVLVRKTPLVQVIQKSTLPNLDFVPSNLSMSTMDLALMPMAGREFKLRNALKDVEAQYDFIIFDAPPSFGLLNLNALMAANDLFVPVLADFLSFHGLKLLFETVQSLEEDLNHVLDHVYIVVNAFNATFKLAKEALEALQKHYPEYLLPTIIRQCTKFAQASSEGRPVFVADPTSKGATDIQAMLDNVLPRLVAGAAAKNGATHAG; translated from the coding sequence ATGGAAGCGCCGACGTACAGCTCGAAGCAGGTGGCCGAGATGCTCGGCGTGTCCCCCAAGGAGATTCCCGAGGGGATGCGGAAGGACGCGTACGGTCCGGACGACATCTGGGAGCTGCGCACCACGCTGGACCGCTTCCCGCCCCGGGTGGGCCACCGCCGTCAGCTCTTCCTCAACTTCAAGGGCGGCACCGGCAAGACGTCCCTCTCCACGTCCTACGCCTGGCGCCTCGCGGAGCTGGGCTACGCGGTCCTCCTCATCGACCTCGACAGCCAGGGGCACGCCACCAAGTGCCTGGGCTACGAGGGCGAGGACTTCGAGAAGACGCTGCTGGACGTGCTGGTCAGAAAGACGCCGTTGGTCCAGGTCATCCAGAAGTCCACCCTGCCCAACCTGGACTTCGTCCCGTCCAACCTCAGCATGTCCACCATGGACCTCGCGCTGATGCCCATGGCCGGCCGCGAGTTCAAGCTGCGCAACGCGCTCAAGGACGTCGAGGCGCAGTACGACTTCATCATCTTCGACGCGCCGCCGTCCTTCGGCCTGCTCAACCTCAACGCCCTGATGGCCGCGAACGACCTGTTCGTGCCCGTGCTGGCGGACTTCCTGTCCTTCCACGGCCTCAAGCTGCTCTTCGAGACCGTGCAGAGCCTGGAAGAGGACCTGAACCACGTGCTCGACCACGTCTACATCGTGGTCAATGCCTTCAACGCGACCTTCAAGCTGGCCAAGGAAGCGCTGGAGGCCCTCCAGAAGCACTACCCAGAGTACCTGCTGCCCACCATCATCCGGCAGTGCACCAAGTTCGCCCAGGCCTCCAGCGAGGGACGGCCGGTATTCGTCGCGGACCCCACTTCCAAGGGCGCGACTGATATCCAGGCCATGCTCGACAATGTCCTTCCCCGCCTGGTAGCGGGCGCCGCCGCGAAGAACGGCGCCACCCACGCAGGCTGA
- a CDS encoding HEAT repeat domain-containing protein, with protein MSDERPDALLRSALEKIVYFEARAEQLHGELDGTREEIEHLKRELSEARQRDLEMRRELAEVEVRTGRMQAERDELSRLNQALRLERDQLMGKLLDASRIHSSGMSRDVDDELGFDLASFISQLRSEAILRGETAPVLVPVAKGAAVPWGPVVDAAATPVAPASASGNGAVALSPVAREAQRLLQEGRLRVSAEQLAELSAHGGFAGSSDETLFGFSVRELSATDGAARVRAAERLKALAQPAAAPALAAALHAETDPAAQVALLQAFAGLCKEQGASVVSPLMSSPVPEVRIAALKAMLTLAPRDAAPHLAQAMKDPDRSVRRRASLLALGLEGETARRLGEEAIHDADTEVRSLAALALGAGAGENARVLLLGALDDAEPRVRKAAAQSLSRILGQDVSFVVALDDAHRRREIRRLATLPIRPVRARLETPLVAKRAPLSVGVASVDAPGSVQAEAVRGAAQPVAVQAVVAPANVAMPVGAPAVVAQAPVAMAQVANSVGVQAPVAMAQGAHAVVAQAPVAMAQGGRAAPASSVQGPVVGATMPGQGAPAVVAQAPAQASPGAPRAGAVPPQANAGARQPVAGSSMPPAHAQPVPMSGGVQRPPAARMSPVQAALVAMGATPPVVRAPAPEAGAPEARAVAPRPGPSPVESLCAAMLSEVRVAVRGRSLVELAGGLSSPAELTQEALALLVARGAIVRRGHKYFAA; from the coding sequence CGGCGAGCTGGACGGGACGCGCGAGGAGATCGAGCACCTCAAGCGCGAGCTGTCCGAGGCGCGCCAGCGTGACCTGGAGATGCGCCGCGAGCTGGCCGAGGTGGAGGTGCGCACCGGCCGCATGCAGGCCGAGCGCGACGAGCTGTCCCGCTTGAATCAGGCGCTGCGCCTGGAGCGCGATCAGCTCATGGGCAAGCTGCTGGATGCCAGCCGGATCCACTCCTCGGGCATGTCGCGGGACGTGGACGACGAGCTGGGGTTTGATCTCGCGTCGTTCATCTCGCAGCTTCGCAGCGAGGCCATCCTGCGCGGTGAGACGGCGCCGGTGCTGGTGCCCGTCGCGAAGGGTGCGGCTGTTCCGTGGGGGCCGGTCGTTGATGCCGCTGCCACGCCTGTGGCGCCCGCGTCGGCGTCTGGCAATGGGGCGGTGGCGCTGTCGCCCGTGGCGCGTGAGGCACAGCGGTTGTTGCAGGAAGGCCGGCTGCGCGTGAGCGCGGAGCAGCTCGCGGAGCTGAGCGCGCATGGAGGCTTCGCGGGCTCGTCGGATGAGACGCTCTTTGGCTTCTCCGTGCGTGAGCTGTCCGCGACGGATGGAGCCGCCCGGGTTCGCGCCGCCGAGCGCCTGAAGGCCCTGGCGCAGCCCGCCGCCGCGCCCGCGCTGGCCGCGGCGCTGCATGCGGAGACGGACCCCGCGGCTCAGGTTGCATTGCTCCAGGCGTTCGCGGGGCTATGCAAGGAGCAGGGCGCATCGGTGGTGTCGCCGCTGATGTCGTCGCCGGTGCCCGAGGTTCGCATCGCGGCGCTCAAGGCGATGCTCACGCTGGCGCCTCGGGATGCCGCGCCGCATCTGGCGCAGGCGATGAAGGACCCGGATCGCTCGGTGCGTCGTCGCGCGTCGCTCCTGGCCCTGGGCCTGGAGGGCGAGACGGCGCGGAGGCTGGGCGAAGAGGCAATCCACGACGCCGACACGGAAGTGCGCTCGCTGGCCGCGCTGGCGCTGGGGGCTGGGGCAGGGGAGAACGCCCGGGTGCTCCTGCTGGGCGCGCTGGATGACGCCGAGCCGCGCGTGCGCAAGGCCGCCGCGCAGAGCCTCTCGCGCATCCTGGGCCAGGACGTGTCCTTCGTGGTCGCGCTGGACGATGCCCACCGTCGTCGGGAGATTCGCCGGCTGGCGACGCTGCCGATTCGTCCGGTGCGCGCGCGTCTCGAAACGCCGCTGGTCGCGAAGCGTGCACCGCTGAGCGTGGGCGTCGCGAGCGTCGATGCTCCTGGGAGCGTGCAGGCCGAGGCGGTGCGTGGCGCTGCTCAGCCCGTCGCCGTGCAGGCGGTGGTGGCTCCGGCGAATGTCGCGATGCCCGTCGGCGCGCCCGCGGTCGTGGCGCAGGCTCCCGTGGCGATGGCGCAGGTCGCGAACTCAGTAGGGGTTCAGGCTCCCGTGGCGATGGCGCAGGGCGCTCATGCGGTCGTGGCGCAGGCTCCCGTGGCGATGGCGCAGGGCGGGCGCGCGGCTCCGGCTTCAAGCGTTCAGGGCCCGGTGGTCGGGGCAACGATGCCCGGTCAGGGCGCTCCCGCTGTCGTGGCGCAGGCGCCCGCTCAGGCTTCTCCGGGCGCTCCTCGGGCGGGTGCGGTTCCCCCGCAGGCGAACGCCGGTGCTCGTCAGCCGGTCGCTGGCAGCTCCATGCCGCCCGCGCATGCGCAGCCCGTCCCAATGTCAGGTGGCGTACAGCGCCCGCCTGCCGCGCGGATGTCCCCGGTCCAGGCCGCCCTCGTGGCGATGGGGGCCACGCCTCCCGTGGTGCGCGCACCCGCTCCCGAGGCAGGTGCTCCCGAGGCGCGTGCTGTGGCGCCTCGCCCGGGCCCGTCTCCGGTGGAGTCGCTCTGCGCCGCGATGCTGTCGGAGGTCCGCGTGGCGGTGCGGGGCCGCTCGCTGGTGGAGCTGGCGGGCGGCCTGTCCTCGCCCGCGGAGTTGACTCAGGAGGCTCTCGCCCTGCTGGTGGCCCGGGGGGCCATTGTGCGAAGGGGGCACAAATACTTCGCCGCTTGA